Below is a window of Halogeometricum rufum DNA.
AGCGTCTCGCCGACGTGTCGGCGCAACGCGGCGTGGGTCGCGCCGTCGCCGCCACCACCGGCGACTTCGTGAAGAAGCCGGTGAGCGTCCGCGTCCTCACCGCAGACCAACTGTTCGAGACCGACGAGTAGCCGACGCCGGCGGCCCACGGGGACCGAGAGCCCGGTGCGGCGCACTCAGTCGACGGGTCGGGCGTACGCCACCCCGTCGCCGGCGTCGAAGTGGTCCGGTAGCCGACCCGTCTTCTCGAAGCCGACCGACTCGTACAGCGACCGCGCCGCGTCGTTGCCCGCGGCGACGGTCACGGTCATTCGCGACCCCCGCGGACGGGCGTCGAACAGCGTCTCCAGCAACTCCCGGGCGCGGCCCTCGCGTCGGGCGTCGGGATGGACGACGAGTTCGGCGACGTGACACCGGTCGCCGGACTCGACGGCGAGGAGGTAGCCGACCGGCCGGTTCCGGGCGTCGGTGGAGACGAACACGGTTCCGACCGCGTCGGCCGCCGCGAGGAGGTCCGGGGCCGGTTCCGCGAGGTACGACTGGAGGCGCGAGAGCGTCTCGGCGTCGGCGGGGCGGGCGCGGCGGACGGGCGTCACGCGACGAAGGCGAACGCCACGCCCGTGCTGACGACGGCCCCGACGAGGGTCGCGGTGAAGTTCACCGCCTCGTTGCCCACGCGAGAGCCCTCGACGGTGGCTCCGAGGAGGCTGTCGACGGTCATCCCGGCGAGTCCGCCGAGGAGGACGAGGACGGCGCCGAGCAGTCCCGTCACGTCCGTCATCAGGGCGGCCGCGACGGCGGCGACGATACCCGCGCCCACGAGGCCCGCGAGTTCGCCCTGCCACGTCACGCCGCCGTCGGTTCCGGGTTCGACCCGTTCGAGCGTCGTGATGAGCCGCGGGTTGTCGTACAGGCCGCCGACCTCCGAGGAGAGCGTGTCGCTCAGCGCGGCCGCCATCGACCCCGCGAAGGCGAACTGGAACAGCGTCCCGTCCAGCGTGACGTGCGCGCTGGCGGCGAAGCCGACGACCGAGACGAGGGCGACGGCGGCGTTGCCGAACACGTTCGAGGTGCCGCGCGCGCCTTCGTTCTCCTCGGCGACGCCGCGAGCGAGTTTCTCGTCGTAGCGGAACTTCGTCGAGAGCGCACCGATGGCGAAGAACGACATCAGGACCGCGAACCAGCCGAAGCCGCCGAAGACGATGACGAGGAGGCTGAGGAGGACGCCCGACAGCATGCCCGTGACCGACGCCGCCTTCAGGGCGTAGGAGATGAGTCCGAAGGCGACGGTGAGCGCGAGCGCCGCGGCGATCTCCACGGCGGTTATCGGTCCGGACAGCGCGGCGAACGACCACAGGAGCAGTCCCGTCGAGAGCATCACCAGCGGGTCGTCGCGCTCGAACAGCAGTTCGCGGAACAGCGCCGCGACGATGGCCCCGGCGGTGGCGAGGAAGACGAACAGCGGGTACGCGGGCGAGAGCGGCGTCACCGCCGCGACGCCGGCCTGCCCGGCGACGCCGCCGAGGAACCCGCCGAGGACGAACCCGGAGGTGCCGACGAACGGGTCGTCGGAGGCGGTGGCGACGACCTGTTTGCCGAGGTTGCCGTACGAGAGGACGAGCACCGTGGCGACGAACAGCGAGACGGGCATGTCCACGGCGGCGACGAGGATGGCGAGACCGGCCGCCGCGAGGGCGAAGCCGGCGAGGCCGTTCAGCCGGCCGTCCTGGTGGTCGCCGGGGCGGGCGAACACCTCGAACAGGGGGCCGTCGGTGACGACGAACGCCGCGAGGAGGGCGACGGCCGCGAAGGGGGCGAACGCCGCCACGTCCAGTACCGGCGCGGCGAGCGCTAACGTCCCCACGAGGGCGAATCCGCCCGCCCGACGGAGCCTCGGTTGCACACAGTCGGATATCGCAGACTCGCACTTAACCCTCCCGACATTGACTATCGCGTCGGACGGGCGGACGGACGCCGACTGACGCCGACGGACGGGCGTTCGCGCCCACGCCGCGAATCGGTGCCGTTTAGCGGCGGGAGGACGCTCTCCGTGGTGTGGGACTGTACGACGGCTACCTCGCCCTTCGACTCCGCCGCCACGAAGCCGACCCGCCGGCGCACGTCGCGGTGGTCATCACGGAACGTGACCTCCTCGAACAGGGGGCCTACGAGACGCTGGAGGACTTCCTCCAGTGGGCGTTCGAGTTCGGCGCCGAACGCGTCACCGTCTCGGTGAGCGTCCTCGACGAGGCTGTCGTCCCGACGCTGGAACGCGAACTCCGCGACGTCGAGTCGCCACGCCCCGTCGCCGTCCGCGGCCCCGGCGACAGGGAACGCGCCGACGAACCGGTGCAGGTGAGCATCGGCCTCGGCGGCAAGCGCGAGTTCGCCGACGTCGTCCGCGACATCGCCGACGACGTGGAGTCTGGCGACCTCTCGCCCGAGGACGTCGCCGCCGAACACGTCGAGGAGCGACTCGTCTTCCCCGACGAACCCGACCTGCTCATCAAGACCGGCGCGGAGCGTCTCTCGGACTTCATGATCTGGCAGTCCGTCTACTCGGAACTCTACTTCACCGACGTGAACTGGCGGGACTTCCGCAAGCGCGACTACCTGCGCGCGGTCCTCGACTTCCAGAACCGACAGCGGCGGTTCGGCCGATAGGCCGAATCTCGTCGGATTCGGTCCGCCCGCCGGCCGCGAACGCCGGCGAGCGCTCCCAGACGTTTGTGCTGGCCGCGGCGAAACTGGACGGCATGGTTCCTCCGCCCACCGACGGGCCTCCCGGGGTTGGAGACGACGTCGCGACGACGGGGACGGGGCTCTCGAGACTCGTGGACGTTCAGAACCGGCAGTTCAAGGCCGTCTCCTGCACCCGGTGCGGGTACACGGAGTTCTACCGGACCGGCGGGTCGGACGCGCTCCTCGACCTGTTCTTGGGCTGAGACGCCGCCGGACTCGGCGGCCTGTCGGGCCCCGTCTCGACTCGGCTCAGTCCGCCGCTTCGGCGTCGCCCTGCCGTTCCAACTCGGCGACGACTTCCTCGGCCCCGGCCGAGGGCAACTTCTCCCGGAGGCGACTCGCGACAGTCTTGGCCTCCGCGAGTTCCGTCTCGGCCGCGGAGCGGACGAGCGCCACCGCTCGCTCCGTTC
It encodes the following:
- a CDS encoding GNAT family N-acetyltransferase, giving the protein MTPVRRARPADAETLSRLQSYLAEPAPDLLAAADAVGTVFVSTDARNRPVGYLLAVESGDRCHVAELVVHPDARREGRARELLETLFDARPRGSRMTVTVAAGNDAARSLYESVGFEKTGRLPDHFDAGDGVAYARPVD
- a CDS encoding DUF92 domain-containing protein, which encodes MQPRLRRAGGFALVGTLALAAPVLDVAAFAPFAAVALLAAFVVTDGPLFEVFARPGDHQDGRLNGLAGFALAAAGLAILVAAVDMPVSLFVATVLVLSYGNLGKQVVATASDDPFVGTSGFVLGGFLGGVAGQAGVAAVTPLSPAYPLFVFLATAGAIVAALFRELLFERDDPLVMLSTGLLLWSFAALSGPITAVEIAAALALTVAFGLISYALKAASVTGMLSGVLLSLLVIVFGGFGWFAVLMSFFAIGALSTKFRYDEKLARGVAEENEGARGTSNVFGNAAVALVSVVGFAASAHVTLDGTLFQFAFAGSMAAALSDTLSSEVGGLYDNPRLITTLERVEPGTDGGVTWQGELAGLVGAGIVAAVAAALMTDVTGLLGAVLVLLGGLAGMTVDSLLGATVEGSRVGNEAVNFTATLVGAVVSTGVAFAFVA
- a CDS encoding undecaprenyl diphosphate synthase family protein is translated as MGLYDGYLALRLRRHEADPPAHVAVVITERDLLEQGAYETLEDFLQWAFEFGAERVTVSVSVLDEAVVPTLERELRDVESPRPVAVRGPGDRERADEPVQVSIGLGGKREFADVVRDIADDVESGDLSPEDVAAEHVEERLVFPDEPDLLIKTGAERLSDFMIWQSVYSELYFTDVNWRDFRKRDYLRAVLDFQNRQRRFGR
- a CDS encoding zinc ribbon domain-containing protein; protein product: MVPPPTDGPPGVGDDVATTGTGLSRLVDVQNRQFKAVSCTRCGYTEFYRTGGSDALLDLFLG